Proteins encoded by one window of Arabidopsis thaliana chromosome 2, partial sequence:
- the ARASP gene encoding chloroplastic membrane metallo proteases (ARABIDOPSIS SERIN PROTEASE (ARASP); FUNCTIONS IN: metalloendopeptidase activity; INVOLVED IN: proteolysis, chloroplast organization; LOCATED IN: chloroplast, plastid, chloroplast inner membrane; EXPRESSED IN: 24 plant structures; EXPRESSED DURING: 13 growth stages; CONTAINS InterPro DOMAIN/s: Peptidase M50 (InterPro:IPR008915), PDZ/DHR/GLGF (InterPro:IPR001478), Peptidase M50, putative membrane-associated zinc metallopeptidase (InterPro:IPR004387); BEST Arabidopsis thaliana protein match is: Peptidase M50 family protein (TAIR:AT1G05140.1); Has 35333 Blast hits to 34131 proteins in 2444 species: Archae - 798; Bacteria - 22429; Metazoa - 974; Fungi - 991; Plants - 531; Viruses - 0; Other Eukaryotes - 9610 (source: NCBI BLink).): MLLNISSSPISHRNPHFLSNFNNPISYFPRRSKTHLSKSHFFPKFTPLSNQSLKNRVLFGNKRYPDGERFDFRSRAISGIDLGSFESVLEAIAVLTTIIVVHESGHFLAASLQGIHVSKFAIGFGPILAKFDYNNVEYSLRAFPLGGFVGFPDNDPDSEIPIDDENLLKNRPTLDRSIVVSAGIIANVIFAYAIIFVQVLSVGLPVQEAFPGVLVPEVKTFSAASRDGLLSGDVILAVDGTELSKTGPDAVSKIVDIVKRNPKSNVVFRIERGGEDFDIRVTPDKNFDGTGKIGVQLSPNVRITKTASKVAGPVAIIAVGAEVARSNIDGLYQFAALLNINLAVINLLPLPALDGGTLALILLEAVRGGKKLPVEVEQGIMSSGIMLVIFLGLFLIVKDTLSLDFIKEML; encoded by the exons ATGCTATTaaacatttcttcttctccaatctctCATCGAAACCCTCACTTCCTCTCCAATTTCAACAACCCCATCTCTTATTTCCCTCGACGATCCAAAACCCATCtctcaaaatctcattttttccCCAAGTTCACTCCTTTATCCAACCAAAGTctcaaaaacagagtcttGTTCGGAAACAAGAGGTACCCAGATGGAGAAAGGTTTGATTTTAGATCAAGAGCTATCTCCGGGATTGATTTGGGAAGCTTTGAATCTGTTCTTGAAGCTATTGCTGTTCTCACAACGATCATCGTCGTCCATGAATCAGGTCATTTCCTTGCGGCTTCTCTCCAAGGGATCCATGTGAGTAAATTCGCAATTGGGTTTGGTCCGATTCTAGCTAAGTTCGATTACAACAATGTTGAGTATTCGCTTAGGGCTTTTCCTTTAGGTGGGTTTGTTGGTTTCCCTGATAATGATCCAGATAGTGAGATTCCTATTGACGATGAGAATCTTCTTAAGAACAGACCAACTCTAGATAGATCAATTGTTGTTTCAGCTGGAATTATCGCCAATGTGATCTTTGCTTATGCTATAATCTTTGTTCAAGTGTTATCTGTTGGTTTACCTGTACAAGAAGCGTTTCCTGGTGTTCTTGTTCCTGAAGTTAAGACCTTTTCTGCTGCTTCTCGTGATGGGTTGCTTTCTGGTGATGTAATTCTCGCTGTGGACGGTACTGAGCTGTCTAAAACCGGGCCTGACGCTGTTTCGAAGATTGTTGACATTGTTAAAAGAAACCCGAAGAGTAATGTGGTGTTTAGAATCGAAAGAGGGGGTGAAGATTTCGATATTCGGGTTACACCGGATAAGAACTTTGATGGGACGGGGAAGATCGGTGTTCAGTTGTCTCCAAATGTTAGAATCACTAAG ACAGCAAGTAAAGTAGCAGGTCCTGTGGCAATTATTGCAGTGGGAGCAGAAGTGGCAAGATCAAATATCGACGGGCTTTACCAATTCGCAGCGTTGCTGAATATCAACCTTGCGGTGATCAATCTCTTGCCGTTACCGGCTCTTGACGGTGGAACATTGGCATTGATATTGTTGGAAGCTGTTAGAGGAGGGAAGAAGCTTCCTGTAGAGGTAGAACAAGGGATAATGTCTTCAGGGATCATGCTTGTGATATTCCTTGGATTGTTTCTCATCGTTAAGGACACACTTAGCCTTGATTTCATCAAAGAAATGTTGTAG
- the ARASP gene encoding chloroplastic membrane metallo proteases (ARABIDOPSIS SERIN PROTEASE (ARASP); FUNCTIONS IN: metalloendopeptidase activity; INVOLVED IN: proteolysis, chloroplast organization; LOCATED IN: chloroplast, plastid, chloroplast inner membrane; EXPRESSED IN: 24 plant structures; EXPRESSED DURING: 13 growth stages; CONTAINS InterPro DOMAIN/s: Peptidase M50 (InterPro:IPR008915), PDZ/DHR/GLGF (InterPro:IPR001478), Peptidase M50, putative membrane-associated zinc metallopeptidase (InterPro:IPR004387); BEST Arabidopsis thaliana protein match is: Peptidase M50 family protein (TAIR:AT1G05140.1); Has 10037 Blast hits to 7541 proteins in 2236 species: Archae - 41; Bacteria - 6710; Metazoa - 4; Fungi - 0; Plants - 70; Viruses - 0; Other Eukaryotes - 3212 (source: NCBI BLink).), translated as MLLNISSSPISHRNPHFLSNFNNPISYFPRRSKTHLSKSHFFPKFTPLSNQSLKNRVLFGNKRYPDGERFDFRSRAISGIDLGSFESVLEAIAVLTTIIVVHESGHFLAASLQGIHVSKFAIGFGPILAKFDYNNVEYSLRAFPLGGFVGFPDNDPDSEIPIDDENLLKNRPTLDRSIVVSAGIIANVIFAYAIIFVQVLSVGLPVQEAFPGVLVPEVKTFSAASRDGLLSGDVILAVDGTELSKTGPDAVSKIVDIVKRNPKSNVVFRIERGGEDFDIRVTPDKNFDGTGKIGVQLSPNVRITKVRPRNIPETFRFVGREFMGLSSNVLDGLKQTFFNFSQTASKVAGPVAIIAVGAEVARSNIDGLYQFAALLNINLAVINLLPLPALDGGTLALILLEAVRGGKKLPVEVEQGIMSSGIMLVIFLGLFLIVKDTLSLDFIKEML; from the coding sequence ATGCTATTaaacatttcttcttctccaatctctCATCGAAACCCTCACTTCCTCTCCAATTTCAACAACCCCATCTCTTATTTCCCTCGACGATCCAAAACCCATCtctcaaaatctcattttttccCCAAGTTCACTCCTTTATCCAACCAAAGTctcaaaaacagagtcttGTTCGGAAACAAGAGGTACCCAGATGGAGAAAGGTTTGATTTTAGATCAAGAGCTATCTCCGGGATTGATTTGGGAAGCTTTGAATCTGTTCTTGAAGCTATTGCTGTTCTCACAACGATCATCGTCGTCCATGAATCAGGTCATTTCCTTGCGGCTTCTCTCCAAGGGATCCATGTGAGTAAATTCGCAATTGGGTTTGGTCCGATTCTAGCTAAGTTCGATTACAACAATGTTGAGTATTCGCTTAGGGCTTTTCCTTTAGGTGGGTTTGTTGGTTTCCCTGATAATGATCCAGATAGTGAGATTCCTATTGACGATGAGAATCTTCTTAAGAACAGACCAACTCTAGATAGATCAATTGTTGTTTCAGCTGGAATTATCGCCAATGTGATCTTTGCTTATGCTATAATCTTTGTTCAAGTGTTATCTGTTGGTTTACCTGTACAAGAAGCGTTTCCTGGTGTTCTTGTTCCTGAAGTTAAGACCTTTTCTGCTGCTTCTCGTGATGGGTTGCTTTCTGGTGATGTAATTCTCGCTGTGGACGGTACTGAGCTGTCTAAAACCGGGCCTGACGCTGTTTCGAAGATTGTTGACATTGTTAAAAGAAACCCGAAGAGTAATGTGGTGTTTAGAATCGAAAGAGGGGGTGAAGATTTCGATATTCGGGTTACACCGGATAAGAACTTTGATGGGACGGGGAAGATCGGTGTTCAGTTGTCTCCAAATGTTAGAATCACTAAGGTGAGACCGAGGAACATTCCGGAAACGTTTAGATTTGTGGGAAGGGAGTTTATGGGGCTATCTTCTAATGTTTTGGACggtttaaaacaaacattctTTAACTTCTCTCAGACAGCAAGTAAAGTAGCAGGTCCTGTGGCAATTATTGCAGTGGGAGCAGAAGTGGCAAGATCAAATATCGACGGGCTTTACCAATTCGCAGCGTTGCTGAATATCAACCTTGCGGTGATCAATCTCTTGCCGTTACCGGCTCTTGACGGTGGAACATTGGCATTGATATTGTTGGAAGCTGTTAGAGGAGGGAAGAAGCTTCCTGTAGAGGTAGAACAAGGGATAATGTCTTCAGGGATCATGCTTGTGATATTCCTTGGATTGTTTCTCATCGTTAAGGACACACTTAGCCTTGATTTCATCAAAGAAATGTTGTAG
- a CDS encoding F-box associated ubiquitination effector family protein (F-box associated ubiquitination effector family protein; CONTAINS InterPro DOMAIN/s: F-box associated domain, type 3 (InterPro:IPR013187), F-box associated interaction domain (InterPro:IPR017451); BEST Arabidopsis thaliana protein match is: F-box family protein (TAIR:AT5G22791.2); Has 764 Blast hits to 742 proteins in 16 species: Archae - 0; Bacteria - 0; Metazoa - 0; Fungi - 0; Plants - 764; Viruses - 0; Other Eukaryotes - 0 (source: NCBI BLink).) has product MTISNFVNYIRSPPVNGFVCCTRGSSIAVCNPTTRQIVKLPDVVTNENYMHVRLGYDPVEDQYKVLLVVMMFDGYRTDTDQEYFVFTLSSQQKEWRKIENTTGETYHMVYGGICIDGAIYYGVSQSIIVKFDVRSEKMEFIQAHEVSHIAPPYYSTLLYLSSDMIRMENHSNEEVRFWILEDAEKLRVSHMACDVWDDSLGKYVRAKEEIHTGKLMGIYPRLQSSKYKPFSVCVYHFNKVGLKKTEIQGSNDDDIRFRCGIGMRTHEILILEVTLRILGSCEEFSWFH; this is encoded by the coding sequence ATGACGATCTCGAATTTCGTCAACTACATCAGATCTCCCCCTGTCAACGGATTCGTTTGTTGCACACGTGGTTCATCGATCGCGGTTTGTAATCCAACCACGAGACAAATAGTAAAACTGCCCGATGTTGTTACCAACGAAAATTACATGCACGTACGTCTCGGATACGATCCAGTGGAAGATCAATACAAAGTGTTGTTGGTTGTGATGATGTTCGACGGCTATAGAACAGATACAGATCAGGAATATTTCGTTTTCACGCTAAGTTCTCAACAAAAAGAGTGGAGAAAGATTGAAAACACCACTGGAGAAACTTATCACATGGTCTATGGAGGGATATGCATAGATGGTGCTATATACTATGGGGTTTCACAGTCAATAATAGTTAAATTCGATGTTAGGTCTGAGAAGATGGAATTCATTCAAGCACACGAAGTATCACATATCGCGCCACCATACTATTCCACTCTTTTATATTTGTCTAGCGATATGATCCGTATGGAGAATCATTCCAATGAAGAGGTAAGATTTTGGATTCTAGAGGATGCTGAGAAACTCAGAGTTTCGCATATGGCGTGTGATGTGTGGGATGATTCACTTGGGAAGTACGTAAGGGCCAAGGAAGAGATTCATACCGGCAAGCTTATGGGGATTTATCCACGGTTACAATCGTCAAAATATAAACCGTTTAGTGTTTGCGTTTACCATTTTAACAAAGTGgggttaaaaaaaacagagatccAAGGAAGTAACGACGATGATATTAGATTTCGTTGTGGGATTGGTATGCGAACTCATGAGATATTGATTTTGGAGGTTACATTGAGAATATTAGGTTCTTGTGAGGAGTTTTCATGGTTTCATTAG
- a CDS encoding Stress responsive alpha-beta barrel domain protein, translating to MIHQALALPRPILTRGFVSNGGGMFVHQCRTKTPRVTFCAADDQIASSKSNKTRKVVEHVCLLKAKEGLSEEVEKDMLDYLYTTQYQMRGIVAISVGCIGDRNNEYFTHALYMRFQKKEDLDKFYENPFFLKVLNEYVTPFCHGLTNVDYESEVEDDILAIFRKGEEYNYGEEFVLLITFAKSASEKNTKDAMDSFAQLTSSLPSLIVQSTQGSNFNGSSKEFTHAAVVRFRSFDAMEIFFEGREYKDMWRSQFEPFIEKSEALHFSVDPVGTDVM from the exons ATGATCCATCAAGCTTTAGCTCTCCCTCGTCCTATTCTCACCAGAG GATTTGTGTCTAATGGTGGCGGTATGTTTGTCCATCAATGTCGAACAAAAACCCCTAGGGTTACATTTTGCGCTGCTGATGATCAGATAGCCAGTTCCAAGTCGAACAAGACAAG GAAAGTAGTGGAGCATGTGTGTTTACTCAAAGCAAAAGAGGGTTTATCTGAGGAAGTAGAAAAAGATATGCTTGACTATCTTTACACAACTCAATACCAAATGAGAGGCATTGTTGCTATATCTGTTG GTTGTATCGGTGATAGAAACAATGAATATTTCACGCACGCTCTCTACATGCGATTCCAAAAGAAGGAAGACCTTGACAAGTTCTATGAGAACCCTTTCTTCTTGAAAGTTCTCAATGAATATGTTACACCATTCTGCCAT GGGCTAACTAATGTGGACTATGAATCAGAGGTTGAAGATGACATCCTTGCAATATTTAGAAAGGGGGAG GAGTACAACTATGGCGAAGAGTTTGTTCTTCTGATCACTTTTGCTAAGAGCGCTTCCGAGAAGAACACTAAAGATGCAATGGATTCTTTTGCTCAGCTAACTTCATCTCTTCCATCATTAATTGTCCAGTCCACACAAG GTTCAAACTTTAACGGCAGCAGTAAGGAATTCACACATGCAGCAGTAGTTCGATTCCGTTCCT TTGATGCCATGGAGATTTTCTTTGAGGGCAGAGAGTATAAAGAT ATGTGGCGGTCGCAGTTTGAGCCGTTTATAGAAAAGTCAGAAGCTCTTCATTTCTCAGTGGATCCCGTTGGTACCGACGTCATGTAA
- a CDS encoding Stress responsive alpha-beta barrel domain protein (Stress responsive alpha-beta barrel domain protein; CONTAINS InterPro DOMAIN/s: Stress responsive alpha-beta barrel (InterPro:IPR013097), Dimeric alpha-beta barrel (InterPro:IPR011008); BEST Arabidopsis thaliana protein match is: Stress responsive alpha-beta barrel domain protein (TAIR:AT2G31670.1); Has 68 Blast hits to 66 proteins in 17 species: Archae - 0; Bacteria - 4; Metazoa - 0; Fungi - 0; Plants - 61; Viruses - 0; Other Eukaryotes - 3 (source: NCBI BLink).), which translates to MIHQALALPRPILTRGFVSNGGGMFVHQCRTKTPRVTFCAADDQIASSKSNKTRKVVEHVCLLKAKEGLSEEVEKDMLDYLYTTQYQMRGIVAISVGCIGDRNNEYFTHALYMRFQKKEDLDKFYENPFFLKVLNEYVTPFCHGLTNVDYESEVEDDILAIFRKGEEYNYGEEFVLLITFAKSASEKNTKDAMDSFAQLTSSLPSLIVQSTQGAYVSDIHI; encoded by the exons ATGATCCATCAAGCTTTAGCTCTCCCTCGTCCTATTCTCACCAGAG GATTTGTGTCTAATGGTGGCGGTATGTTTGTCCATCAATGTCGAACAAAAACCCCTAGGGTTACATTTTGCGCTGCTGATGATCAGATAGCCAGTTCCAAGTCGAACAAGACAAG GAAAGTAGTGGAGCATGTGTGTTTACTCAAAGCAAAAGAGGGTTTATCTGAGGAAGTAGAAAAAGATATGCTTGACTATCTTTACACAACTCAATACCAAATGAGAGGCATTGTTGCTATATCTGTTG GTTGTATCGGTGATAGAAACAATGAATATTTCACGCACGCTCTCTACATGCGATTCCAAAAGAAGGAAGACCTTGACAAGTTCTATGAGAACCCTTTCTTCTTGAAAGTTCTCAATGAATATGTTACACCATTCTGCCAT GGGCTAACTAATGTGGACTATGAATCAGAGGTTGAAGATGACATCCTTGCAATATTTAGAAAGGGGGAG GAGTACAACTATGGCGAAGAGTTTGTTCTTCTGATCACTTTTGCTAAGAGCGCTTCCGAGAAGAACACTAAAGATGCAATGGATTCTTTTGCTCAGCTAACTTCATCTCTTCCATCATTAATTGTCCAGTCCACACAAGGTGCCTATGTTTCTGACATCCATATATAG
- the MAPKKK17 gene encoding mitogen-activated protein kinase kinase kinase 17 (mitogen-activated protein kinase kinase kinase 17 (MAPKKK17); FUNCTIONS IN: protein serine/threonine kinase activity, protein kinase activity, kinase activity, ATP binding; INVOLVED IN: protein amino acid phosphorylation; EXPRESSED IN: 7 plant structures; EXPRESSED DURING: 4 anthesis, petal differentiation and expansion stage; CONTAINS InterPro DOMAIN/s: Protein kinase, ATP binding site (InterPro:IPR017441), Protein kinase, catalytic domain (InterPro:IPR000719), Serine/threonine-protein kinase domain (InterPro:IPR002290), Serine/threonine-protein kinase-like domain (InterPro:IPR017442), Protein kinase-like domain (InterPro:IPR011009), Serine/threonine-protein kinase, active site (InterPro:IPR008271); BEST Arabidopsis thaliana protein match is: mitogen-activated protein kinase kinase kinase 18 (TAIR:AT1G05100.1); Has 127064 Blast hits to 125367 proteins in 4754 species: Archae - 157; Bacteria - 14643; Metazoa - 47323; Fungi - 12478; Plants - 31679; Viruses - 660; Other Eukaryotes - 20124 (source: NCBI BLink).) codes for MEWTRGRILGRGSTATVYAAAGHNSDEILAVKSSEVHRSEFLQREAKILSSLSSPYVIGYRGSETKRESNGVVMYNLLMEYAPYGTLTDAAAKDGGRVDETRVVKYTRDILKGLEYIHSKGIVHCDVKGSNVVISEKGEAKIADFGCAKRVDPVFESPVMGTPAFMAPEVARGEKQGKESDIWAVGCTMIEMVTGSPPWTKADSREDPVSVLYRVGYSSETPELPCLLAEEAKDFLEKCLKREANERWTATQLLNHPFLTTKPDIEPVLVPGLISNSPTSVTDQTFWRSVEEEEEEETEEIQKDSRDLDRLSLWGCYSERIGRLKCVGGLDGTRCDMEGGDWIMVRARCEGTMISGSQKELIISENVLVGEL; via the coding sequence ATGGAATGGACTAGAGGAAGAATCCTAGGCCGAGGCTCTACAGCCACCGTATACGCCGCCGCAGGTCACAATTCAGATGAAATCCTCGCCGTTAAATCATCTGAGGTTCACCGCTCAGAGTTCTTGCAAAGAGAAGCCAAGATTCTCTCGTCGTTAAGTTCTCCTTACGTGATCGGATACAGAGGATCAGAAACCAAGAGAGAGTCAAACGGTGTCGTTATGTATAATCTTTTGATGGAGTACGCACCGTATGGAACGTTGACCGATGCGGCGGCGAAAGACGGGGGAAGAGTCGACGAGACTCGGGTAGTGAAGTACACGCGCGATATACTAAAAGGATTGGAGTATATACACTCGAAAGGAATCGTGCATTGTGATGTAAAGGGTAGTAACGTGGTTATTTCGGAGAAAGGCGAGGCCAAGATTGCGGATTTTGGTTGTGCGAAACGGGTTGACCCGGTGTTCGAGTCGCCGGTTATGGGAACGCCGGCTTTTATGGCTCCAGAGGTGGCGCGTGGAGAGAAACAGGGGAAGGAGAGTGATATATGGGCGGTTGGTTGTACGATGATAGAGATGGTTACGGGTTCTCCACCGTGGACGAAGGCAGATTCGAGGGAGGATCCGGTTTCGGTTCTTTATCGGGTCGGGTATTCGAGTGAAACTCCGGAGCTTCCTTGTTTGCTTGcggaagaagcaaaagattttttggaaaagtGTTTGAAGAGGGAAGCAAATGAAAGATGGACAGCGACACAACTCCTAAACCATCCTTTTTTGACAACTAAACCAGACATTGAACCAGTTCTGGTTCCCGGTTTGATTTCAAACTCACCGACAAGTGTGACAGATCAAACGTTTTGGAGATCagtagaggaagaggaagaagaagaaacagaggaaatacAGAAGGATTCGAGAGATCTTGATCGTTTAAGCTTGTGGGGTTGTTACTCGGAGAGGATCGGACGGCTGAAGTGTGTTGGTGGTTTGGATGGGACCAGATGTGATATGGAGGGTGGGGATTGGATTATGGTGAGAGCGAGGTGTGAAGGAACAATGATTAGTGGGTCACAAAAGGAATTGATTATTAGTGAAAATGTATTGGTGGGGGAATTGTAA
- a CDS encoding uncharacterized protein (unknown protein; FUNCTIONS IN: molecular_function unknown; INVOLVED IN: biological_process unknown; LOCATED IN: endomembrane system; Has 1 Blast hits to 1 proteins in 1 species: Archae - 0; Bacteria - 0; Metazoa - 0; Fungi - 0; Plants - 1; Viruses - 0; Other Eukaryotes - 0 (source: NCBI BLink).) translates to MNLEVVCSCFIISIIILHRSQNGLMKRGIKHLCFNGFTGYSSLHHHYHAFATCFKNNTCMVLGKIKTWY, encoded by the exons ATGAACCTGGAAGTTGtatgttcttgttttattatCTCCATCATCATTCTTCATCGCTC ACAAAATGGGCTGATGAAGAGAGGTATCAAACATCTATGTTTCAATGGCTTCACGGGCTACTCatcacttcatcatcattatcatg CCTTCGCTACTTGCTTCAAAAACAACACATGTATGGTTTTaggtaaaataaaaacatggtACTAA